One Peptococcus niger genomic window carries:
- a CDS encoding bifunctional 4-hydroxy-3-methylbut-2-enyl diphosphate reductase/30S ribosomal protein S1 — protein sequence MEIRIASNAGFCFGVRQAIEKAEQLIEDGQGPLATLGPLIHNPQEVSRLENLGIHSYDHFDDMTEKNVILRTHGVTPAVCREADCRGLTTFDCTCPKVRAVQKLAEKYAEDGYQVLILGDANHPEVQGIVGWSGDRAKVFFAPEEIRNWDLAHQKVCLVSQTTEKTERFASAVEILQDLDLEDLVVHNTICAATRDRQHDAGNLAREVDMMIVIGGYNSANTNKLVSICQDAGAPTHHVETAADLQAEWFDGITLIGLTAGASTPDWIIREVIDKMEELTMEQGLEQGYGTLDPLNLYDVVTGTVVKITPDEVMVDVGGKSEGVIPKKELSFQKDPDVEELVKVGDEIQVMVIKMENNEGHMVLSKKRADQEKAMDALQEKFDNDEIIEAKVVNDVKGGVIVDIGARGFVPASHLDTKYVEDIKQFVGNTYRFKIIEFDPNPENRKIILSRRALIEEEEKEKREELWKTLEVGETRKGTVQRIASFGAFVDLGGVDGLLHISEMGWGRVKQPTDVVNVGDEIEVYILALDEAKGKISLSLKKLLSNPWDDVDERYEVGATAHGKVVRIAPFGAFVSLEDGVDGLVHISQIAWEHVEQVEDVLKVGQEVDVKILDVDKDRKRISLSIKELKERPASEAPKQKPRREARPKTDVPVVNEDISTNLGDVFGQLLDQDDAE from the coding sequence ATGGAAATACGGATTGCATCGAATGCAGGCTTTTGCTTCGGTGTGCGCCAGGCAATAGAAAAAGCTGAGCAACTCATCGAAGATGGACAGGGGCCGCTGGCAACACTGGGCCCGCTGATTCATAACCCGCAAGAAGTCAGCCGCCTGGAAAATCTCGGTATCCATTCTTATGACCACTTTGATGATATGACTGAGAAAAACGTTATTTTACGCACGCACGGCGTGACACCGGCGGTATGCCGGGAAGCGGATTGCCGTGGGCTGACCACCTTTGACTGCACCTGCCCGAAAGTCAGGGCCGTTCAGAAACTGGCGGAAAAATACGCCGAGGACGGCTACCAAGTTTTGATTTTAGGGGATGCCAATCATCCGGAAGTGCAAGGCATTGTCGGATGGTCAGGTGATCGTGCAAAAGTATTCTTTGCGCCGGAAGAAATCCGCAACTGGGATTTGGCGCATCAAAAAGTTTGTTTGGTCAGTCAGACCACAGAAAAAACGGAGCGTTTCGCCTCCGCTGTGGAGATTTTACAAGACCTGGACCTTGAGGACCTGGTGGTTCACAACACCATTTGTGCCGCCACTCGAGACAGGCAACATGATGCCGGAAATTTGGCGCGTGAAGTTGATATGATGATTGTTATCGGCGGGTATAACAGCGCCAATACCAACAAGCTTGTGAGCATATGCCAAGATGCCGGCGCCCCCACGCATCATGTGGAAACGGCGGCAGATTTGCAGGCAGAATGGTTTGACGGTATCACATTAATTGGCTTAACAGCAGGGGCCTCGACCCCTGACTGGATAATTAGGGAGGTCATTGACAAGATGGAAGAATTAACGATGGAACAAGGGTTAGAACAAGGCTACGGCACACTGGATCCGCTCAATTTATACGATGTGGTAACCGGAACTGTGGTTAAAATAACCCCGGACGAAGTGATGGTGGATGTCGGAGGTAAATCCGAAGGCGTCATTCCTAAGAAAGAGCTGTCTTTCCAAAAAGACCCGGACGTGGAAGAACTCGTCAAAGTTGGCGATGAAATCCAAGTGATGGTCATCAAAATGGAAAACAACGAAGGTCACATGGTTCTGTCCAAGAAACGTGCGGATCAGGAAAAAGCGATGGATGCCTTGCAAGAAAAATTCGATAACGATGAAATTATTGAAGCAAAAGTCGTTAACGATGTTAAAGGCGGTGTCATCGTTGATATCGGTGCGCGTGGATTTGTTCCCGCTTCCCATCTTGACACCAAATATGTTGAAGACATTAAACAATTTGTCGGCAACACCTATCGCTTCAAAATTATTGAATTTGATCCGAATCCGGAAAATCGCAAAATCATTCTTTCCCGTCGGGCTTTAATTGAGGAAGAAGAAAAAGAAAAACGCGAAGAACTCTGGAAAACCCTTGAAGTGGGCGAAACCCGCAAAGGGACCGTTCAGCGCATTGCCAGCTTTGGTGCTTTCGTCGACTTGGGCGGCGTTGACGGCTTGCTCCACATCTCTGAAATGGGTTGGGGTCGCGTGAAACAACCGACCGATGTGGTCAATGTTGGCGATGAAATTGAAGTTTACATTCTCGCTCTGGACGAAGCCAAGGGTAAAATCAGCCTGAGCCTGAAAAAACTTTTGAGCAATCCCTGGGATGATGTGGATGAACGCTATGAAGTTGGCGCCACTGCTCACGGGAAAGTTGTTCGTATTGCACCCTTTGGCGCTTTCGTCTCCTTGGAAGACGGCGTTGACGGCTTGGTGCACATTTCCCAAATCGCTTGGGAACATGTGGAACAAGTTGAAGATGTGCTGAAAGTCGGCCAGGAAGTGGATGTTAAAATCCTTGACGTGGATAAAGATCGCAAACGCATCAGCTTGTCCATTAAGGAACTGAAAGAACGTCCGGCCAGCGAAGCACCGAAGCAAAAACCGCGCCGTGAAGCACGTCCAAAAACCGATGTGCCTGTGGTGAATGAAGATATTTCCACCAACTTGGGAGATGTTTTCGGTCAACTGCTGGACCAAGATGACGCTGAATAA
- a CDS encoding Asp23/Gls24 family envelope stress response protein, with amino-acid sequence MSGESGNGQKIQEKRQEISTEQVHTTQYGEIQMDDDVIASIAAMVVGGTPGVAALVGGMTDGITEMLGKKSATKGIKVETIDGGTRVEVVITVDYGIAIPDLAYSIQRDVAEQVKNMTGILLRGVDVHVQGIRFTDKNNDSGEGKAGKG; translated from the coding sequence ATGAGTGGAGAATCCGGAAACGGTCAAAAAATACAGGAGAAAAGACAGGAAATATCCACCGAACAGGTCCACACGACACAATACGGTGAAATTCAAATGGATGATGATGTCATCGCGTCCATTGCCGCTATGGTTGTCGGTGGTACCCCCGGCGTTGCAGCTTTGGTTGGCGGTATGACCGATGGCATTACGGAAATGCTTGGGAAGAAGTCAGCCACCAAGGGCATTAAGGTGGAAACGATAGACGGCGGCACCCGGGTAGAAGTGGTGATCACCGTTGACTATGGCATAGCCATTCCTGATCTGGCCTATTCAATCCAGCGGGATGTGGCCGAACAAGTGAAGAACATGACAGGAATCCTTTTGCGTGGCGTGGACGTTCACGTACAGGGCATTCGGTTTACCGATAAAAACAACGATAGCGGCGAAGGGAAGGCTGGTAAAGGATGA
- the nusB gene encoding transcription antitermination factor NusB, with amino-acid sequence MNQNMRVARLMTFLGLYAAQESGAADAGLLARLYPAQLSLADAAELAGLSEEEPARYLREWLYNRRKTPKADRQSTQKALYEALTDYYTEAHLPTDQPLDMQMNLADLATFFENYAEACETALSQKPEANWALRLVQEVLADMVEKAAINNETLMAVAQGYFKAKTFAGLCSTGPMAGELLSCADMAAYRRENLEAWAADVDLPAALGNHFTPESLEELDVQAIQAKIDDIAEHLGAIDEAICKVSKKWRPDRMASCDRTILRLGVYDLCYAPEKADTALIINEAVELAKIYGDEDAYKFVNGVLDAIAKTRETV; translated from the coding sequence ATGAATCAAAATATGCGTGTGGCCCGGTTGATGACCTTCCTTGGACTCTATGCAGCCCAGGAAAGTGGTGCCGCGGATGCCGGCCTTTTAGCGCGGCTCTATCCGGCCCAGCTAAGTTTGGCCGATGCAGCTGAGCTGGCCGGCTTATCTGAAGAAGAACCGGCAAGGTATTTGCGGGAATGGCTTTACAATCGTCGAAAAACCCCTAAGGCTGACCGGCAATCAACGCAGAAGGCCTTATATGAAGCCTTAACCGACTATTATACGGAAGCCCACCTGCCGACAGACCAGCCGCTGGATATGCAGATGAATTTGGCTGACCTGGCTACTTTTTTTGAAAACTATGCCGAGGCCTGCGAGACGGCTTTGTCACAAAAGCCGGAAGCCAATTGGGCCTTGCGCTTGGTCCAGGAAGTTTTGGCGGATATGGTGGAAAAAGCGGCCATCAATAATGAGACCTTGATGGCCGTGGCTCAAGGCTATTTTAAAGCCAAGACCTTTGCAGGGCTTTGCAGCACCGGACCCATGGCCGGTGAGCTGCTCTCCTGTGCGGATATGGCGGCCTATCGGCGGGAAAATTTAGAGGCCTGGGCAGCTGATGTTGACTTGCCGGCAGCCCTGGGCAATCATTTTACACCGGAAAGTCTTGAAGAACTTGATGTGCAGGCGATTCAGGCCAAGATTGACGACATTGCCGAGCATTTGGGCGCCATTGATGAGGCCATTTGCAAGGTTTCAAAAAAATGGCGGCCGGACCGGATGGCGTCTTGCGACCGGACCATTTTACGCCTGGGCGTTTATGACCTCTGCTATGCGCCGGAAAAGGCGGATACGGCTCTGATCATTAACGAAGCGGTGGAGTTGGCAAAAATTTATGGGGATGAAGATGCCTATAAGTTCGTCAACGGGGTTTTAGATGCCATCGCGAAAACGCGGGAGACCGTATGA
- the xseA gene encoding exodeoxyribonuclease VII large subunit, whose product MSKTWSVSELNRYIKDQFEADDVLREVTLSGEIANFKRHGPSGHCYFSLKDAKASLTCVMWRSHVGRLTFSPQDGMTVLVRGQVTVFERNGAYQLYVSRMLAEGAGALAIRFEELKQKLAAEGVFKTAATRRPLPAYPERIALVTSSTGAVIRDMLTVMRRRAPYVQVILAPATVQGSQGAASICAALTALYQREDIDLIIVARGGGSQEDLWNFNEEAVVRTIAASPVPIISAIGHETDVTLADFAADLRAGTPSIAAEQAVPDSADLLAALNNRRRGLGQALLRDVRLARLQLSRACARSSFTDPGKILLPYAQALDERSMLLQQRMTQLVRQSELAFQKRVGPLAALNPLAVMARGFSVATDPDGRIISQARDLPAEAAFNLRLKDGIVAARSLGYTKMETD is encoded by the coding sequence ATGAGCAAAACATGGTCGGTTAGCGAATTAAACCGCTACATCAAAGATCAGTTTGAAGCGGACGATGTCTTGCGGGAAGTGACGCTCAGCGGCGAAATTGCCAATTTTAAGCGCCACGGGCCCAGTGGGCATTGCTATTTTTCCTTGAAAGACGCCAAGGCCTCCCTTACCTGCGTCATGTGGCGGAGCCATGTCGGCCGCCTGACCTTTAGCCCACAAGACGGTATGACCGTTCTGGTGCGGGGGCAAGTGACAGTCTTTGAACGCAACGGGGCCTACCAGCTGTATGTATCGCGGATGCTGGCCGAAGGCGCCGGGGCCTTGGCGATTCGCTTTGAAGAATTAAAGCAAAAGCTGGCGGCTGAGGGGGTTTTTAAAACGGCGGCCACGCGTCGGCCCCTGCCCGCCTATCCGGAGCGGATTGCCCTGGTGACTTCCTCTACCGGGGCGGTGATTCGGGATATGTTAACGGTGATGCGCCGTCGTGCACCGTATGTGCAGGTCATTTTAGCGCCGGCAACAGTCCAGGGGAGTCAAGGGGCGGCGTCCATCTGCGCAGCATTAACTGCTTTATACCAACGTGAGGACATTGATTTGATCATTGTGGCGCGTGGTGGCGGTTCTCAGGAAGATTTGTGGAACTTTAACGAAGAAGCGGTGGTGCGGACCATTGCCGCCAGCCCGGTGCCGATTATCAGTGCCATAGGGCATGAAACAGATGTGACCCTGGCAGATTTTGCAGCAGATTTACGTGCCGGGACGCCTTCTATTGCAGCTGAACAGGCGGTGCCGGACAGTGCAGACCTTCTTGCGGCCCTTAACAACCGCCGTCGCGGCTTGGGGCAGGCGCTTTTACGGGATGTGCGCCTGGCACGCCTGCAATTGTCGCGCGCCTGTGCCCGCAGTTCCTTTACGGATCCGGGAAAAATATTGCTGCCTTATGCCCAAGCCCTGGATGAAAGGAGCATGCTGCTCCAGCAGCGGATGACCCAGCTTGTCCGGCAAAGCGAACTGGCTTTTCAAAAACGCGTGGGCCCCTTGGCGGCGCTTAATCCGCTGGCGGTGATGGCCCGCGGTTTTTCAGTGGCCACAGACCCTGACGGACGGATCATCAGTCAGGCCCGGGATTTGCCGGCAGAGGCAGCCTTTAATTTGCGGCTGAAGGATGGCATTGTAGCGGCCCGAAGTCTGGGCTATACAAAAATGGAGACAGATTGA
- the xseB gene encoding exodeoxyribonuclease VII small subunit — MDKAKSENISFEAALAELDTVLNALEKGDIPLEDALAHYQRGMALAAVCQQKLATVEEKIEILQADGSLSAVDPAEGGRYE, encoded by the coding sequence ATGGACAAGGCAAAATCGGAAAACATCAGCTTCGAAGCGGCATTGGCAGAGTTGGATACCGTTTTGAACGCTTTGGAAAAAGGTGACATTCCACTGGAGGATGCCCTGGCGCATTACCAGCGGGGCATGGCCCTGGCGGCTGTTTGCCAGCAAAAGCTGGCCACAGTGGAAGAAAAAATAGAAATATTACAAGCTGACGGCAGTTTGTCGGCGGTGGATCCGGCAGAAGGGGGAAGGTATGAGTAA
- a CDS encoding polyprenyl synthetase family protein produces the protein MSKAAMAEKTAQVTSHLEGLLMTDDKFNDRLYEAMRYSLLAGGKRLRPVLVLAACEAVGGKTTAQVLDAACAIELVHTYSLIHDDLPGMDDDDLRRGKPTNHVVYGEAMAILAGDGLLTEAFSMLARACGDTPVAAALMRELAEGAGIRGMVAGQAQDVLSEGEAIGLDHMQWIHRHKTGALILAACRMGGILGQADEASMAALSAYGRALGLAFQITDDILDVVGDEVVMGKHAGSDAKSDKATYPALLGLDKSRELAEQAVNEALSALKDLTGDGSLLAYIASKILARQS, from the coding sequence ATGAGTAAAGCGGCAATGGCAGAAAAAACAGCGCAGGTAACCAGTCATTTGGAAGGCTTGCTGATGACCGATGACAAGTTCAATGACCGCCTATATGAAGCGATGCGCTACAGCCTCTTGGCCGGTGGGAAAAGGCTCCGCCCTGTTTTGGTCCTGGCAGCCTGTGAAGCGGTCGGCGGGAAAACGACCGCCCAGGTTTTAGACGCGGCCTGCGCCATTGAACTGGTCCACACCTATTCGTTGATTCATGATGACTTGCCGGGCATGGACGATGACGATTTGCGCCGGGGCAAGCCCACCAACCATGTGGTATACGGCGAAGCCATGGCGATTTTAGCCGGTGATGGTTTATTGACCGAAGCCTTTTCCATGCTTGCCCGGGCCTGTGGTGATACGCCTGTGGCAGCGGCCCTTATGCGTGAATTGGCTGAAGGCGCCGGCATTCGCGGCATGGTTGCCGGTCAGGCGCAAGACGTATTGAGTGAAGGGGAAGCCATTGGTCTTGACCATATGCAGTGGATTCACCGGCATAAGACAGGGGCCTTGATTTTGGCCGCCTGCCGGATGGGCGGGATTTTAGGCCAGGCGGATGAGGCCAGCATGGCTGCCTTGAGCGCCTACGGCCGGGCCTTGGGTTTGGCTTTTCAAATTACCGATGATATTTTGGACGTGGTTGGCGATGAAGTGGTCATGGGGAAACACGCCGGCTCAGATGCCAAAAGTGACAAGGCCACCTACCCGGCGCTCCTGGGCTTGGACAAGAGTCGCGAGCTGGCAGAGCAAGCGGTGAATGAGGCCTTAAGTGCCTTAAAGGATCTGACGGGTGACGGCAGTTTACTGGCCTATATTGCATCCAAAATATTGGCACGTCAGAGTTAG
- the dxs gene encoding 1-deoxy-D-xylulose-5-phosphate synthase — protein sequence MAMLLNSIHEPKDLRKLSADQLKQLAAEIRQRLIRVTSENGGHLAPNLGAVELTLALHAAFNAPEDKIIWDVGHQSYVHKLLTGRNDAFFDTLRTYQGMSGFPKRAESPYDTFGTGHASTSVSAATGFALARDLRQEKNEVIAVIGDGALTGGEVFEALNYAGHLQLNMKVILNDNDMSIDANVGGLADYLTRLRSDPGYQRAKEDLDNFLNRIPTVGSRMADMADRLKDTMKYMLVAGSFFEELGFKYYGPINGHDISAMRQVFENTKGLRRPVLIHVITKKGKGYGPAEKNPDKFHGTGPFCVETGQPKKQKTQPTYTDVFADTLITLAKRNNRICAITAAMGSGTGVAKFNQVFPDRAFDVGIAEGHATTMATALALEGMQPVLALYSSFMQRGFDQLIHDCALQKAPVVFALDRAGLVGEDGPTHHGVFDLSYLRLIPNLTVMAPKDERELQNMLYSAVEYGTPVALRYPRGAGPGAATSDIFDYIPPGKSEVLAQGKDLTLLAVGSMVATAQAAADRLREQGYEVGLVNARFVSPLDMTMLEAVFRETDLVVTLEENVLAGGFGSAVSEWAADQDLVKPMLRIGIPNAFIEAGNVNLLKESIQLDVDGVVAQISARLKGCRADG from the coding sequence ATGGCAATGCTGCTGAATTCTATTCATGAACCGAAAGACTTGCGGAAACTATCCGCAGATCAATTGAAGCAATTGGCCGCTGAAATTCGCCAACGCTTGATCCGGGTCACATCGGAAAACGGCGGTCATTTAGCGCCAAACTTGGGCGCCGTAGAATTAACACTGGCGCTGCACGCCGCTTTTAATGCCCCGGAGGATAAAATTATTTGGGATGTGGGGCACCAGTCCTATGTGCATAAGCTCTTGACCGGGCGCAATGACGCCTTCTTTGATACCCTGCGCACCTATCAGGGCATGAGCGGCTTTCCCAAACGGGCGGAAAGCCCTTACGATACTTTCGGCACCGGGCATGCGTCAACGTCGGTGTCGGCGGCCACAGGCTTTGCCCTGGCCCGGGACTTGCGCCAGGAAAAAAATGAAGTCATTGCCGTTATTGGTGATGGGGCTTTAACCGGGGGAGAAGTTTTTGAGGCCCTTAATTACGCAGGTCACTTGCAGCTCAACATGAAGGTCATCTTAAATGACAACGATATGTCCATTGACGCCAATGTAGGCGGCTTAGCCGACTACTTGACCCGCTTGCGGTCTGACCCCGGTTATCAGCGGGCCAAGGAAGATTTGGATAATTTTTTAAACCGCATTCCGACGGTCGGTTCGCGCATGGCAGACATGGCAGACCGGCTGAAAGATACCATGAAGTACATGCTTGTAGCGGGCAGTTTTTTTGAAGAATTGGGCTTCAAGTATTACGGCCCCATCAACGGACATGATATTTCCGCCATGCGGCAAGTCTTTGAGAATACCAAGGGCTTGCGCCGGCCTGTCCTCATCCATGTGATCACTAAAAAGGGCAAGGGGTATGGGCCGGCTGAAAAAAATCCCGATAAGTTTCACGGGACCGGGCCCTTCTGTGTGGAAACCGGTCAACCTAAAAAGCAAAAAACGCAGCCCACCTATACGGACGTATTTGCCGATACGCTGATTACCCTGGCCAAGCGCAACAACCGCATTTGTGCGATTACCGCCGCCATGGGCTCAGGCACCGGGGTGGCCAAATTCAACCAGGTCTTTCCGGACCGGGCTTTTGACGTTGGGATTGCGGAAGGCCACGCCACCACCATGGCGACAGCCTTGGCCTTGGAGGGGATGCAGCCGGTCCTGGCCCTGTATTCAAGCTTTATGCAGCGAGGCTTTGACCAGTTGATTCACGATTGCGCCTTACAGAAAGCACCGGTGGTCTTTGCCTTGGACCGTGCCGGTCTGGTCGGTGAAGACGGGCCGACCCACCACGGTGTTTTTGACCTGTCTTACTTGCGCTTAATTCCCAACCTGACCGTGATGGCGCCAAAAGATGAACGTGAATTGCAAAATATGCTTTATTCCGCCGTTGAATATGGCACACCGGTGGCCTTGCGCTATCCGCGCGGTGCCGGTCCCGGTGCGGCGACGTCCGACATTTTTGACTACATCCCGCCGGGCAAGAGCGAAGTCCTTGCCCAGGGCAAGGACCTGACCTTGCTGGCCGTAGGGAGCATGGTCGCCACCGCCCAAGCCGCCGCCGACCGCCTCCGTGAACAAGGCTATGAGGTGGGCCTGGTCAACGCCCGATTTGTCAGTCCCTTGGATATGACAATGCTGGAGGCTGTTTTCCGGGAAACGGACCTGGTCGTCACCTTGGAAGAAAACGTTTTGGCTGGCGGATTTGGTTCTGCAGTCAGTGAATGGGCAGCAGACCAGGACCTGGTGAAACCGATGCTCCGCATTGGCATTCCGAATGCCTTTATTGAAGCGGGGAATGTCAACTTGCTCAAGGAAAGCATTCAGCTGGATGTGGACGGCGTGGTGGCGCAAATTTCCGCCAGGCTGAAAGGATGCCGGGCCGATGGCTAA
- a CDS encoding TlyA family RNA methyltransferase has product MAKKERLDVVLVQQGLFASRQAAQKRIMAGEVLVNDQKIDKAGTQVPTDASIRLLGKDLPYVSRGGLKLEEAVKTFQLDLAGGAVCDLGASTGGFVDCALQHGARKVYAIDVGTNQLVWQLRTHPQVDCREQTNARYLTAADFPEQMDWVTTDVSFISLTKIFPAAAEILKPDGQMVALIKPQFEAGREHVGKHGVVRDLDVHQAVIAKVVAAAEDEGLYPRGLTPSPIRGPAGNVEYLLWLSKDAHLAVRPDIPSVVAAGATIP; this is encoded by the coding sequence ATGGCTAAAAAAGAACGACTGGATGTGGTCTTGGTGCAACAGGGGCTTTTCGCCAGCCGCCAGGCGGCGCAAAAGCGGATTATGGCCGGGGAAGTCCTGGTCAACGACCAAAAAATTGATAAAGCCGGGACCCAGGTGCCAACGGATGCGTCCATTCGCCTCTTGGGCAAAGACTTGCCCTACGTGAGCCGCGGCGGCCTGAAGCTTGAGGAAGCGGTGAAGACCTTCCAGCTGGACTTAGCCGGTGGGGCGGTCTGTGACTTGGGCGCGTCAACAGGCGGTTTTGTTGACTGTGCCTTGCAGCACGGGGCACGCAAAGTTTACGCCATTGACGTAGGGACCAATCAATTGGTCTGGCAATTGCGGACCCATCCCCAGGTGGACTGCCGGGAGCAAACCAATGCGCGCTATTTGACAGCGGCGGATTTTCCGGAGCAAATGGATTGGGTGACGACAGATGTGTCCTTTATTTCGCTGACGAAAATCTTCCCGGCAGCCGCCGAGATCTTAAAGCCGGATGGCCAAATGGTGGCTTTAATTAAGCCCCAATTTGAAGCCGGCCGGGAGCATGTCGGCAAACACGGCGTGGTGCGGGACTTAGACGTCCATCAGGCGGTGATTGCCAAGGTGGTGGCAGCGGCAGAGGACGAAGGCCTTTATCCACGTGGTCTGACCCCCTCACCGATTCGTGGGCCGGCGGGCAATGTGGAATACTTGCTCTGGCTCAGCAAAGATGCCCACTTGGCGGTAAGGCCGGATATTCCGTCGGTGGTGGCAGCGGGTGCAACCATTCCATGA
- a CDS encoding NAD(+)/NADH kinase has translation MGIKSVGLYANFEREGVQDLCDRIIAELSARNVHIYATQASDVRNQKVERLERRALLKTVELILVIGGDGTFLHAATDLAGAAIPMLGINKGHLGFLSELEEDDFFPMLDRILTGDFSIERRMKITGSLIREGEIIAEMTGLNDVVINRDPLDNTIALDVFMGDALVDHYRGDGLIIATPTGSTGYSFSAGGPLIYPGTDCLIVNPICAHLMGVRSIIIPANASVDVYLTRGRAGAYLVADGVNPMRMQLGDHLHVERAPSTVQLVHMRKHPFFEAVHTKMLNTHERKPR, from the coding sequence TTGGGGATAAAAAGCGTTGGTTTGTATGCCAATTTTGAGCGCGAAGGGGTCCAGGATTTGTGCGACCGGATTATTGCTGAATTATCTGCGCGCAATGTTCATATTTATGCGACCCAGGCCAGTGATGTCCGCAACCAAAAGGTTGAACGTCTGGAGCGGCGGGCCTTGCTAAAAACGGTGGAACTTATTTTGGTCATCGGCGGGGATGGCACCTTTTTACATGCGGCGACAGATTTGGCCGGGGCGGCCATTCCCATGCTGGGCATCAATAAGGGGCATCTGGGCTTCCTGTCCGAACTGGAAGAAGATGACTTTTTCCCGATGCTGGACCGGATTTTGACGGGCGATTTTTCCATTGAACGGCGGATGAAAATCACCGGGTCTTTGATTCGGGAGGGGGAGATCATTGCCGAGATGACCGGCTTGAACGATGTGGTAATCAACCGAGATCCCCTGGACAACACCATTGCCCTGGATGTTTTTATGGGCGATGCCCTGGTGGACCATTATCGTGGTGATGGGCTAATTATAGCGACGCCGACCGGTTCCACCGGCTATTCCTTCTCAGCCGGCGGCCCCTTGATTTACCCCGGGACAGATTGTTTGATTGTGAACCCCATTTGTGCTCATTTGATGGGCGTGCGGTCAATCATTATCCCGGCCAACGCCTCGGTGGACGTTTACCTGACGCGCGGCCGGGCCGGGGCTTACTTGGTCGCCGATGGGGTCAACCCCATGCGCATGCAGCTGGGCGACCACCTGCATGTCGAGCGGGCGCCGAGTACGGTTCAACTGGTGCATATGCGCAAACACCCCTTCTTTGAAGCGGTGCACACGAAAATGCTGAACACCCACGAACGGAAGCCGAGGTAG
- the argR gene encoding arginine repressor → MNKRQRRILELVLEQQISTQKELAELLRQEGYQITQATVSRDIKELQLVKVPIGGDEYKYGRSQDSVPTEAKLRMLFREFILSYDSSENLIIVNTAPGNANTIAYAIDRLGWPEVIGTIAGDDTIMLICKPTEAVPTVIGYIDHYINN, encoded by the coding sequence ATGAACAAACGACAACGCCGTATTTTAGAATTGGTCCTGGAACAACAAATTTCTACGCAGAAAGAATTGGCGGAACTCTTGCGGCAAGAGGGGTATCAGATTACCCAGGCGACGGTTTCCAGGGATATTAAGGAGTTGCAACTGGTCAAGGTGCCCATTGGCGGCGATGAATACAAGTACGGGCGGTCCCAGGACAGTGTCCCCACTGAAGCCAAACTGCGGATGCTCTTTCGGGAATTTATTCTTTCTTATGACAGCAGTGAAAACCTGATCATCGTGAACACGGCACCGGGTAATGCCAATACCATTGCTTACGCCATTGATCGTCTGGGCTGGCCGGAAGTCATTGGGACCATTGCCGGAGATGATACCATTATGCTGATTTGCAAACCGACGGAAGCAGTGCCGACCGTTATCGGCTACATAGACCACTACATCAACAATTAA